One part of the Lytechinus pictus isolate F3 Inbred chromosome 3, Lp3.0, whole genome shotgun sequence genome encodes these proteins:
- the LOC129258040 gene encoding dual serine/threonine and tyrosine protein kinase-like produces MSTLVLPPEADDVVGKVTKNPPALVIFGQTYTSKATLINKIFREDLFQIVDDSDNKKTWRAAHLKYGSQRNTRLTLTNSFELLNEESGSPVMRNSWTGIPRLEMLVKEEHHKDTCMLSATTEATLNHPLLQSKLQILVTPHNCPGITISQAYNVCTNNVLPVLLYCFDKDELSEDNLRDLQELQNCAGTLPILFVDCREPSEPVVANRERRLVEDAHEDFDEDSAYDTDERIEVERERHCGLGARLRRRCRPTPNQRPSITNQLFRAGFINIPEENGRIRGVLDVFTIVNQVEDLFNSIAIVQFIRRSLQYYLIRCCTAMHDLHQHCMNLFITTAFDMQRDILVTPKRIEYARQRENELFDSLKDLTNQKQEQLRNLIQSTVADMTEDLLEQAGNYRFTV; encoded by the coding sequence ATGTCGACACTTGTGTTACCACCAGAAGCAGATGATGTTGTtggaaaagtaacaaagaatcCGCCAGCTCTTGTCATCTTTGGTCAGACCTACACAAGTAAAGCAACCCTTATCAATAAGATATTTAGGGAAGATCTCTTTCAAATTGTGGATGATTCTGATAATAAGAAGACATGGCGAGCTGCACATCTGAAATATGGTTCCCAGCGGAATACTAGGTTGACTCTGACCAACAGCTTTGAGCTGCTGAATGAAGAGTCAGGATCTCCTGTAATGAGAAATTCTTGGACAGGTATTCCTCGATTAGAGATGTTGGTGAAGGAGGAGCAtcataaagatacatgtatgctaaGTGCAACCACAGAGGCAACACTAAATCATCCCCTTCTACAATCCAAACTTCAAATTCTTGTTACTCCACACAACTGTCCTGGAATAACGATATCACAGGCTTATAATGTGTGCACTAATAATGTTCTCCCGGTGCTGTTGTACTGTTTTGACAAAGATGAGCTATCAGAGGACAACCTTCGTGATTTGCAGGAACTTCAGAATTGTGCAGGAACTCTTCCTATATTATTTGTGGACTGCAGAGAGCCCAGTGAACCAGTGGTGGCAAATAGGGAAAGGCGTCTTGTAGAAGATGCTCATGAAGACTTTGATGAGGATTCTGCATATGATACTGATGAGAGGATAGAGGTAGAACGGGAAAGACACTGTGGGCTAGGTGCAAGATTACGTCGTAGGTGTAGACCTACACCAAATCAGAGACCTAGTATAACAAATCAGCTGTTCAGGGCAGGGTTTATCAACATTCCTGAGGAGAATGGTAGAATACGTGGTGTGCTTGATGTGTTTACTATTGTCAACCAGGTGGAGGATCTCTTTAACTCTATAGCTATTGTGCAATTCATTCGTCGCTCCTTACAATATTACTTGATCAGATGCTGCACTGCGATGCATGATCTTCACCAGCACTGCATGAATCTGTTCATTACCACAGCTTTTGACATGCAGAGAGACATCCTTGTGACCCCAAAGCGAATAGAATATGCAAGGCAAAGAGAGAATGAGCTCTTTGATTCCCTGAAAGACCTTACAAACCAAAAGCAGGAGCAGCTTCGAAACTTGATTCAGAGTACAGTTGCAGACATGACAGAAGACTTACTTGAACAGGCTGGAAATTACAGATTTACAG
- the LOC129258038 gene encoding uncharacterized protein LOC129258038 — protein sequence MANNLSISSGEEDYLAAASNRFRQAPDELVVSSDDHTVHDEDSYDESNCSWKTAINRNSIRSAKKRARVRSNSDSTLNTKNSKMPKFSTPTHSSRRVVIVGLENKNICRANPVQVFKEIHNLVGNLNGKEKVKNMMILKCENDIQVMKLLELTKLAGVDVKATRYEDNHDFTTKGVIHRIDTQISNEEIAEVLKDQKVIHAKRFMKKIDGEIVPTPSVLITFKGKDKPETVNFLYELKRVDNFSPPVPRCHKCQLFGHMKENCKGKLRCVRCGGEHDFEECPQKENRKCFRCGDKHSAAYQGCKIYIEAKQIQKVKLKENITYAQATRVYRTQKNEIVGEESKTIRTSDTKENTQRKLKNVGPISNSMASDHESIQQSKIPRPIRVQRNNEGRRERDKESGQGTESNNQKKDTVNTLMSVPR from the coding sequence atGGCGAATAACCTTTCGATATCCTCGGGCGAAGAGGATTATTTAGCAGCAGCGAGTAATAGATTTAGGCAAGCGCCAGATGAATTAGTGGTATCTTCCGATGATCATACTGTCCATGATGAGGACAGTTATGATGAATCGAATTGTTCTTGGAAAACGGCGATCAATAGAAATTCTATCCGATCGGCTAAGAAAAGGGCAAGGGTTAGGAGCAATAGCGATAGTACTCTAAATACGAAGaacagtaaaatgcctaaatTCTCTACTCCCACGCATTCAAGCAGGAGGGTAGTCATTGTTGGtcttgaaaataagaatatttgcaGAGCAAACCCAGTACAGGTGTTCAAAGAAATTCATAATCTGGTAGGCAATCTGAATGGGAAAGAGAAAGtgaaaaatatgatgattttgaaatgtgAGAATGACATACAAGTCATGAAATTGTTGGAACTAACCAAGCTTGCTGGTGTAGACGTTAAAGCAACGCGTTATGAAGataatcatgattttacaaCGAAAGGTGTTATTCATAGAATAGATACACAGATAAGTAATGAGGAAATTGCAGAAGTATTGAAAGATCAGAAGGTAATTCATGCTAAGCGTTTTATGAAGAAGATCGATGGTGAAATAGTACCAACCCCATCAGTTCTCATCACCTTCAAAGGCAAGGATAAACCCGAGACAGTAAACTTTCTGTATGAGCTTAAACGTGTGGACAACTTTAGTCCACCGGTGCCAAGGTGTCACAAATGTCAACTTTTTGGGCACATGAAGGAAAACTGCAAGGGTAAATTGCGCTGTGTGAGATGTGGAGGGGAACATGATTTTGAAGAGTGCCCACAAAAGGAAAATCGAAAATGCTTTAGATGTGGAGATAAACACTCGGCGGCGTATCAAGGTTGCAAAATTTACATAGAggcaaaacaaatacaaaaggtTAAATTGAAGGAAAACATTACATACGCACAAGCGACTAGGGTGTATCGcactcaaaaaaatgaaatagtggGAGAGGAAAGTAAGACCATTAGAACTAGCGACACTAAAGAAAACACTCAAAGGAAACTAAAGAATGTTGGTCCCATTTCAAATTCAATGGCATCTGACCACGAATCAATCCAACAATCAAAGATTCCGCGCCCAATCCGAGTACAAAGGAACAATGAAGGAAGGCGGGAAAGAGATAAGGAGTCAGGGCAAGGAACTGAGTCGAATAACCAAAAGAAAGATACTGTCAACACATTAATGAGTgtacccaggtaa